A section of the Vibrio vulnificus CMCP6 genome encodes:
- the sucC gene encoding ADP-forming succinate--CoA ligase subunit beta, producing the protein MNLHEYQAKQLFAEFGLPVPEGYACDTPQEAFEAAGRISTAKKVVKCQVHAGGRGKAGGVELHDTKEGVKEFAQKWLGKNLVTYQTDANGQPVTKILVEEASNIANELYLGAVVDRATRKVVFMASTEGGVEIEKVAEETPELIHKAAIDPLVGPQAYQGRELAFKLGLQGDQIKQFVKIFMGLGEMFTQYDLALLEINPLVITGEGNLLCLDGKINIDSNALYRQPKLREMHDPSQEDKREAHAAQWELNYVALDGNVGCMVNGAGLAMGTMDIVNLHGGKPANFLDVGGGATKERVAEAFKIILSDDNVKAVLVNIFGGIVRCDMIAEGIIGAVKEVGVSVPVVVRLEGTNADLGRKVLAESGLDIIAAESLTDAAQKVVAAAEGK; encoded by the coding sequence ATGAATTTGCATGAATACCAAGCCAAACAGCTGTTTGCAGAATTCGGTTTGCCGGTACCAGAAGGTTATGCTTGTGATACACCTCAAGAAGCATTTGAAGCTGCTGGCCGCATTAGCACCGCGAAGAAAGTTGTAAAATGTCAGGTTCACGCAGGTGGCCGCGGTAAAGCGGGTGGCGTAGAGCTTCACGATACGAAAGAAGGCGTGAAAGAATTTGCACAAAAATGGCTTGGCAAAAACCTGGTAACTTATCAGACAGATGCGAATGGTCAGCCAGTAACAAAAATTTTGGTTGAAGAAGCGTCCAATATTGCCAACGAGCTATACTTGGGTGCTGTCGTTGACCGTGCAACACGTAAAGTCGTTTTCATGGCCTCAACTGAAGGCGGTGTGGAAATCGAAAAAGTTGCAGAAGAAACACCTGAACTGATTCACAAAGCGGCTATTGATCCACTGGTAGGCCCTCAGGCTTATCAAGGTCGTGAGCTTGCATTTAAACTTGGTCTTCAAGGCGATCAAATTAAGCAGTTTGTGAAAATCTTCATGGGTTTGGGTGAAATGTTCACTCAATACGATCTCGCTCTTCTTGAAATCAACCCACTTGTGATTACTGGTGAAGGCAACCTACTTTGTCTAGATGGTAAGATCAACATCGACTCAAATGCGCTTTACCGCCAACCTAAACTGCGTGAAATGCACGATCCTTCTCAAGAAGATAAGCGTGAAGCTCATGCGGCGCAGTGGGAACTGAACTACGTAGCACTTGATGGTAACGTCGGCTGTATGGTGAACGGTGCAGGCCTTGCAATGGGTACTATGGACATCGTAAACCTACACGGTGGCAAACCAGCCAACTTCTTGGATGTAGGTGGCGGCGCGACAAAAGAGCGTGTAGCAGAGGCATTCAAGATCATCCTTTCTGATGACAATGTAAAAGCCGTTTTGGTGAACATCTTTGGTGGTATTGTTCGTTGTGACATGATCGCAGAAGGTATCATCGGCGCGGTAAAAGAAGTTGGTGTAAGCGTACCCGTTGTTGTACGCCTTGAAGGTACTAATGCGGATCTTGGCCGCAAAGTACTGGCAGAGTCAGGTTTGGATATCATTGCAGCAGAATCACTAACAGATGCTGCTCAGAAAGTAGTTGCTGCGGCGGAGGGCAAATAA
- the odhB gene encoding 2-oxoglutarate dehydrogenase complex dihydrolipoyllysine-residue succinyltransferase, giving the protein MTIEILVPDLPESVADATVATWHKKPGDRVERDEVLVDIETDKVVLEVPASEAGILEAIVEEEGATVLSKQLIGRIKLAAVAGEPTADTTEESEPSPDKRHTASLSEESNDALSPAVRRLLAEHSLEASQVKGTGVGGRITREDIEAHLAAAKQAPAVAEAPAAVAPVAARSEKRVPMTRLRKTVANRLLEAKNSTAMLTTFNEVNMKPIMDLRKQYGDQFEARHGIRLGFMSFYVKAVTEALKRYPEINASIDGDDIVYHNYFDISMAVSTPRGLVTPVLKDCDTLGFADVEKGIKELAIKGRDGKLTVDELIGGNFTITNGGVFGSLMSTPIINPPQSAILGMHKIQDRPMAVDGKVEILPMMYLALSYDHRLIDGRESVGFLVTVKELLEDPARLLLDV; this is encoded by the coding sequence ATGACTATTGAAATTCTGGTTCCAGATTTACCTGAATCAGTAGCCGATGCAACAGTTGCAACTTGGCACAAGAAACCAGGCGACAGAGTTGAGCGCGATGAAGTACTGGTTGATATTGAAACAGACAAAGTAGTGTTAGAAGTACCGGCTTCAGAAGCGGGTATTCTGGAAGCGATCGTTGAAGAAGAAGGTGCGACAGTGCTTTCGAAGCAACTGATTGGTCGCATTAAATTGGCGGCTGTCGCGGGTGAACCTACGGCTGATACGACGGAAGAGTCAGAGCCATCTCCAGATAAGCGTCATACAGCAAGCTTATCAGAAGAGAGCAATGATGCCCTTAGTCCAGCGGTGCGTCGCCTTCTCGCAGAGCATAGCTTGGAAGCAAGCCAAGTAAAAGGTACGGGTGTTGGTGGCCGTATTACACGTGAAGATATCGAAGCGCACCTTGCCGCGGCAAAACAAGCTCCTGCAGTTGCAGAAGCTCCTGCTGCAGTTGCACCGGTTGCTGCTCGCAGTGAAAAACGTGTTCCAATGACACGTCTACGCAAAACAGTGGCTAACCGTTTGCTAGAAGCGAAAAACAGCACGGCGATGTTGACGACGTTTAACGAAGTTAACATGAAGCCAATCATGGATCTTCGTAAGCAGTATGGTGATCAGTTTGAAGCGCGTCATGGTATTCGTCTTGGCTTCATGTCTTTCTACGTGAAAGCGGTGACTGAAGCACTGAAGCGTTATCCTGAAATCAATGCATCGATCGATGGTGATGACATTGTTTACCACAACTATTTTGACATCAGTATGGCGGTTTCTACGCCACGTGGTCTAGTGACTCCAGTCCTAAAAGACTGCGACACGCTAGGTTTTGCGGATGTTGAAAAGGGTATCAAAGAGCTCGCCATCAAAGGTCGTGACGGAAAACTAACCGTTGACGAGCTAATTGGCGGCAACTTTACCATCACGAATGGTGGTGTGTTTGGTTCATTGATGTCGACTCCAATCATCAACCCACCACAATCTGCGATTTTGGGTATGCATAAGATTCAAGATCGTCCGATGGCGGTAGATGGCAAAGTTGAAATTCTGCCAATGATGTACCTAGCACTGTCTTATGACCACCGCTTGATTGATGGTCGCGAGTCGGTTGGCTTCCTAGTGACCGTGAAAGAGTTACTGGAAGATCCAGCACGTCTGTTGTTAGACGTTTAA
- the sucA gene encoding 2-oxoglutarate dehydrogenase E1 component, which translates to MHNGVMKAWLESSHLAGANATYVEDLYELYLSDPDLVSEEWKRVFEGLPKPTKEVAEQPHSRVRDYFRRLAQETKHYSVQVSDPDVDAKQVKVLQLINAYRFRGHEAAELDPLGLWQRPTVAELDPAFHNLTEDDFEETFNVGSFAVGQETMPLKDIYTALKKTYCGSIGAEYMHMTDTEQKRWIQQRLESVVGQPSFDKDEKRTFLAELTAAEGLERYLGAKFPGAKRFSLEGGDAMIPMMKELIRHAGRSGMREVVIGMAHRGRLNMLVNVLGKKPQDLFDEFAGKHGESWGTGDVKYHQGFSADFATPGGDVHLALAFNPSHLEIVNPVVMGSVRARQDRLGDDDGSKVLPITIHGDSAIAGQGVVAETFNMSQARGFCVGGTVRVVVNNQVGFTTSNPRDTRSTMYCTDIAKMVQAPIFHVNADDPEAVAFVTRIALDYRNEFKRDVVIDLVCYRRHGHNEADEPNATQPLMYQKIKKHPTPRKLYADVLIDRNECDIETATQMVNEYRDALDHGEVVVKEWRPMALHSVDWSPYLGHEWDTPWSNTYDKQRLVELGKRLCQYPESHTLHSRVSKLYNDRTAMTNGEKELDWGMAETLAYATLVDDGKRIRISGQDSGRGTFFHRHAVLHNQNDASTYVPLANIHDKQGPFEVFDSVLSEEAVLAFEYGYATAEPSGLTLWEAQFGDFANGAQVVIDQFISSGEQKWARLCGLTMLLPHGYEGQGPEHSSARLERYLQLCAEQNMQVVVPSTPAQVYHMIRRQVVRPMRRPLIVMSPKSLLRHPLCTSSLDDLANGTFMPAIPEIDELDPAKVKRVVFCSGKVYFDLLEQRRNNEQDDVAIVRIEQLYPFPMDDVKAAIAPYVNVEDFVWCQEEPQNQGAWYCSQHNFRAAIPAGTELKYAGRPASASPAVGYMSVHLKQQKALIDDALNVNEKTSD; encoded by the coding sequence ATGCACAACGGCGTGATGAAGGCATGGCTCGAGTCTTCACACTTGGCTGGCGCCAATGCAACTTACGTAGAGGATCTCTACGAACTGTATCTAAGTGACCCCGATCTGGTAAGTGAGGAGTGGAAACGTGTTTTTGAAGGCTTGCCTAAGCCAACAAAAGAAGTGGCCGAACAGCCGCATTCACGGGTCCGTGACTACTTCCGACGACTAGCTCAAGAAACAAAGCATTATAGTGTCCAGGTAAGTGATCCTGATGTCGATGCTAAGCAAGTTAAGGTACTACAGCTGATTAATGCTTACCGCTTCCGCGGACATGAAGCAGCAGAATTGGATCCACTCGGTTTATGGCAACGCCCAACAGTGGCTGAGCTAGACCCTGCATTCCACAATCTCACCGAAGATGACTTCGAAGAAACATTCAACGTAGGTTCTTTTGCTGTTGGTCAAGAGACCATGCCGCTGAAAGATATCTACACCGCACTTAAGAAAACCTACTGTGGTTCGATTGGTGCAGAATACATGCACATGACAGACACAGAGCAAAAGCGTTGGATCCAACAACGTTTAGAATCTGTGGTAGGTCAACCTTCCTTTGATAAAGATGAAAAACGTACATTCCTTGCTGAGCTAACGGCAGCAGAAGGTCTTGAGCGCTATCTTGGTGCAAAATTCCCAGGAGCGAAGCGTTTCTCTCTCGAAGGTGGCGACGCAATGATTCCGATGATGAAAGAGTTAATTCGTCATGCGGGTCGTAGCGGAATGCGCGAAGTGGTTATCGGCATGGCTCACCGTGGCCGTCTCAATATGCTTGTTAACGTCTTGGGCAAAAAGCCACAGGACCTATTTGACGAGTTTGCTGGTAAACATGGCGAGAGTTGGGGTACGGGCGATGTAAAATATCACCAAGGTTTCTCAGCGGACTTCGCAACACCAGGTGGCGACGTTCACTTAGCCCTTGCGTTTAACCCATCTCATTTAGAGATCGTTAACCCAGTAGTTATGGGTTCTGTGCGTGCGCGTCAAGATCGCTTGGGCGACGATGACGGTAGCAAAGTGTTGCCGATTACCATCCATGGTGACTCTGCGATCGCGGGTCAAGGGGTTGTTGCTGAAACATTCAACATGTCTCAAGCACGTGGCTTCTGCGTTGGTGGCACGGTGCGTGTGGTCGTCAATAACCAAGTTGGTTTTACGACGTCTAACCCACGCGACACCCGCTCAACGATGTACTGTACTGATATTGCGAAGATGGTACAGGCACCGATTTTCCACGTAAACGCAGATGACCCTGAAGCGGTAGCTTTCGTGACTCGTATTGCGTTGGATTACCGTAACGAGTTTAAACGCGATGTGGTGATTGACTTGGTTTGTTACCGCCGTCATGGCCACAATGAAGCGGACGAGCCGAATGCTACTCAGCCTTTGATGTACCAAAAGATCAAAAAACATCCTACGCCTCGTAAGTTGTATGCTGATGTTTTGATTGATCGTAACGAGTGCGACATTGAAACCGCAACGCAAATGGTCAACGAGTATCGTGATGCACTCGATCACGGCGAAGTGGTTGTTAAAGAATGGCGTCCAATGGCATTACATTCTGTCGATTGGTCTCCATATCTGGGCCATGAGTGGGATACGCCTTGGAGCAATACCTACGATAAACAACGCCTAGTCGAGCTAGGTAAGCGTTTATGCCAATACCCAGAAAGTCACACGCTTCACAGCCGAGTGAGCAAGCTTTACAACGACCGTACGGCAATGACCAATGGTGAAAAAGAGCTAGATTGGGGGATGGCAGAAACTTTGGCCTACGCCACACTAGTGGATGATGGCAAGCGCATTCGTATTTCAGGTCAGGATTCTGGTCGTGGTACCTTCTTCCATCGTCATGCTGTACTGCACAACCAAAACGATGCCAGTACGTATGTTCCTCTTGCCAATATTCATGATAAGCAAGGTCCTTTTGAAGTATTCGATTCGGTTCTTTCTGAAGAAGCGGTACTTGCCTTTGAATATGGTTACGCAACGGCAGAGCCAAGTGGCTTGACGCTTTGGGAAGCACAATTTGGTGACTTTGCTAACGGCGCACAAGTGGTTATTGACCAGTTCATCTCTTCGGGTGAACAGAAGTGGGCTCGACTATGTGGGTTAACCATGTTGTTGCCTCACGGCTATGAAGGTCAAGGTCCAGAGCACTCATCTGCGCGCCTTGAGCGTTACCTACAACTGTGTGCTGAACAAAACATGCAAGTGGTTGTGCCATCAACCCCTGCGCAGGTTTATCACATGATCCGTCGTCAAGTTGTGCGTCCAATGCGTCGTCCACTGATTGTGATGTCTCCTAAATCATTGCTACGCCACCCATTATGCACATCGTCACTCGATGACTTGGCAAATGGTACCTTTATGCCCGCGATTCCAGAAATCGATGAACTGGATCCGGCAAAAGTGAAACGTGTTGTGTTCTGTTCAGGTAAAGTCTACTTCGACCTTCTAGAGCAGCGTCGCAATAACGAGCAAGATGATGTCGCGATTGTACGTATTGAACAGCTGTACCCATTCCCAATGGATGACGTGAAAGCGGCAATAGCACCTTATGTGAATGTTGAAGATTTTGTTTGGTGTCAGGAAGAACCGCAAAACCAAGGGGCTTGGTACTGTAGCCAACATAACTTCCGTGCAGCTATCCCGGCAGGAACTGAGTTGAAATACGCTGGTCGTCCAGCGTCAGCTTCTCCAGCCGTTGGCTATATGTCGGTGCACTTGAAACAGCAGAAAGCGCTGATTGATGACGCGCTAAACGTGAACGAAAAGACTTCGGATTAA
- a CDS encoding succinate dehydrogenase iron-sulfur subunit, whose protein sequence is MKLNFSVYRYNPDVDTKPYMKDYVLEVEDGSDMMVLDALILLKEQDATISFRRSCREGVCGSDGLNMNGKNGLACITPLSALKADKIVIRPLPGLPVIRDLIVDMTQFYDNYAKVKPFLISDGALPPSRENLQSPDERAHLDGLYECIMCACCTTSCPSFWWNPDKFIGPAGLLAAYRWLIDSRDTATDERLSNLDDAFSVFRCHGIMNCVSVCPKGLNPTKAIGHIKSMLVNRSV, encoded by the coding sequence ATGAAACTGAACTTCTCTGTATATCGTTACAATCCGGATGTAGATACCAAACCATACATGAAAGACTATGTGCTGGAAGTGGAAGACGGCTCTGACATGATGGTGTTGGATGCACTGATTCTACTGAAAGAACAAGACGCTACGATCTCTTTCCGTCGTTCTTGTCGTGAAGGCGTGTGTGGATCGGATGGTCTTAACATGAATGGTAAGAACGGTTTGGCGTGTATCACACCGCTGTCTGCGTTGAAAGCGGACAAAATTGTGATTCGTCCATTGCCTGGGTTACCTGTGATTCGCGATCTTATCGTTGACATGACACAGTTCTACGATAACTATGCGAAAGTTAAGCCTTTCTTGATTTCAGATGGTGCTCTTCCGCCTTCTCGAGAAAACTTACAATCACCAGACGAGCGTGCGCATTTGGATGGTTTGTACGAATGTATTATGTGTGCATGTTGTACAACCTCGTGCCCATCATTCTGGTGGAACCCGGACAAGTTTATCGGACCAGCGGGTCTTCTGGCAGCGTATCGTTGGCTGATTGACAGTCGTGATACTGCAACAGATGAACGTTTGTCTAATCTTGATGACGCATTTAGCGTTTTTCGTTGCCACGGCATTATGAATTGTGTAAGTGTTTGTCCTAAGGGGCTAAATCCTACAAAAGCTATTGGCCATATCAAGAGTATGCTGGTCAATCGTTCGGTGTAA
- the sdhA gene encoding succinate dehydrogenase flavoprotein subunit, protein MSIPVREFDAVVIGAGGAGMRAALQISEQGLSCALLSKVFPTRSHTVSAQGGITVALGNSHKDDWQWHMYDTVKGSDYIGDQNAIEYMCKNGPESVIELEKMGLPFSRFDNGSIYQRPFGGQSKEFGGEQAARTAAAADRTGHALLHTLYQQNVKHKTMIFSEWYALDLVKNQDGAVVGCTAVCMETGEICYFKSKATILATGGAGRIYASTTNAHINTGDGVGMALRAGVPMQDMEMWQFHPTGIAGAGVLVTEGCRGEGGYLLNKDGERFMERYAPNAKDLAGRDVVARSMMIEIREGRGCDGPWGPHIKLKLDHLGKDVLESRLPGICELSRTFAHVDPVKEPIPVIPTCHYMMGGVPTQVSGQAIKQTADGKDVEVQGLFACGEIASVSVHGANRLGGNSLLDLVVFGRATGLHLGETLAAQAEARDASASDIEASLSRYMRWENSKGGEDPVQIRKDLQRCMQNSFSVFREGDAMATGLEELKVIRERLKDAHLSDKSTEFNTQRIECLELDNLMETAFSTAVAANYRTESRGAHARFDFPDRDDENWLCHSIYNPETEQMSKRDVNMTPVHRDAFPPKVRTY, encoded by the coding sequence GTGTCTATTCCAGTTCGCGAATTTGATGCCGTAGTAATCGGCGCTGGTGGTGCAGGTATGCGTGCTGCACTACAAATTTCTGAGCAAGGCCTTTCTTGTGCATTGCTATCTAAAGTATTTCCAACACGCTCACACACTGTATCGGCTCAAGGTGGTATTACCGTTGCTCTAGGTAACTCGCACAAAGACGATTGGCAGTGGCATATGTATGACACCGTAAAAGGTTCTGACTACATTGGTGACCAAAATGCCATTGAGTACATGTGTAAGAATGGTCCTGAGTCAGTGATCGAGCTTGAGAAAATGGGTCTGCCTTTCTCTCGTTTTGATAACGGCAGTATCTACCAGCGTCCATTTGGTGGTCAGTCAAAAGAGTTTGGTGGCGAGCAAGCGGCGCGTACCGCTGCAGCGGCTGACCGTACTGGTCACGCATTGCTCCACACTCTGTATCAGCAAAACGTAAAACACAAAACCATGATCTTCTCTGAGTGGTATGCACTTGACCTGGTGAAAAACCAAGATGGTGCGGTTGTGGGTTGTACAGCGGTATGCATGGAAACGGGTGAAATTTGCTACTTCAAGTCGAAAGCGACCATTTTAGCAACTGGTGGTGCTGGCCGTATTTACGCCTCAACAACGAACGCACACATCAATACTGGTGATGGTGTTGGTATGGCACTGCGCGCTGGCGTCCCAATGCAAGACATGGAAATGTGGCAGTTCCACCCAACGGGTATCGCTGGTGCAGGTGTTCTTGTGACGGAAGGTTGTCGTGGTGAAGGCGGTTACCTTCTCAACAAAGATGGTGAGCGTTTCATGGAGCGTTATGCTCCTAATGCGAAAGATTTGGCTGGTCGCGACGTTGTTGCACGTTCAATGATGATCGAAATCCGTGAAGGTCGTGGTTGTGATGGCCCTTGGGGTCCACACATTAAACTCAAGTTGGATCATCTAGGCAAAGATGTGCTTGAATCGCGTCTACCAGGTATCTGTGAGTTATCGCGTACCTTCGCTCACGTTGACCCAGTGAAAGAGCCAATCCCAGTTATCCCAACTTGTCACTACATGATGGGTGGTGTACCAACGCAAGTTTCTGGTCAAGCGATCAAACAAACTGCCGATGGCAAAGACGTCGAAGTTCAAGGTCTATTCGCGTGTGGTGAAATTGCTTCTGTATCAGTACATGGCGCAAACCGTCTAGGTGGTAACTCACTGCTTGACCTCGTGGTATTCGGTCGTGCAACGGGTCTTCACCTTGGTGAAACACTCGCTGCGCAGGCAGAAGCGCGTGATGCATCAGCATCGGACATTGAAGCCTCACTTTCTCGCTACATGCGCTGGGAAAACAGCAAAGGTGGTGAGGATCCTGTTCAGATTCGTAAAGATCTACAACGTTGTATGCAGAACAGCTTCTCGGTATTCCGTGAAGGTGACGCTATGGCGACAGGTCTGGAAGAGCTGAAAGTGATTCGTGAGCGCCTGAAAGATGCACATCTTTCTGACAAATCAACTGAGTTCAATACTCAGCGTATCGAGTGTCTAGAGCTAGACAACTTGATGGAAACGGCATTCTCAACAGCGGTTGCGGCCAACTATCGCACAGAAAGTCGCGGTGCTCACGCCCGCTTTGACTTCCCAGATCGTGACGATGAAAACTGGCTATGCCACTCTATCTACAACCCGGAAACGGAGCAAATGAGCAAGCGTGATGTCAATATGACGCCTGTTCATCGTGATGCGTTCCCACCAAAAGTACGTACATACTAA
- the sdhD gene encoding succinate dehydrogenase, hydrophobic membrane anchor protein → MVKHVSSVGRNGVHDFLLIRATAIIMTLYTIYLVSFCAFTDINYASWTQFFGGTFTKVFTMLALASVLIHAWIGLWQVLTDYIKCAKLRGGLQLGVIALLFGYFFSGLFVLWGA, encoded by the coding sequence ATGGTAAAACACGTTTCCTCTGTTGGCCGTAACGGTGTGCACGATTTCTTGTTGATTCGTGCAACGGCCATCATCATGACTCTTTACACCATTTATCTTGTTAGCTTCTGTGCGTTCACAGATATCAATTATGCATCCTGGACTCAGTTTTTTGGTGGCACTTTTACTAAAGTCTTCACCATGCTTGCTCTCGCTTCTGTCCTGATTCATGCCTGGATTGGATTATGGCAAGTGCTGACTGACTACATCAAGTGCGCCAAATTGCGTGGTGGTTTACAACTTGGTGTGATCGCACTGCTGTTCGGGTATTTCTTCTCTGGTCTGTTTGTATTGTGGGGTGCATAA
- the sdhC gene encoding succinate dehydrogenase cytochrome b556 subunit has protein sequence MSKPVKERKSRPVNLDLQTIRFPITAIASILHRVSGVITFVAVGILLWLLSISLSSPVGFMEASDIVDSFFVKFILWGILTALAYHIAGGIRHLMMDLGHFEELESGAMSAKVAFAATAVLSLLAGILVW, from the coding sequence GTGAGCAAGCCCGTGAAAGAAAGAAAGTCAAGACCTGTTAATTTAGATTTACAGACCATTCGCTTTCCTATCACAGCAATCGCGTCCATCCTGCACCGTGTGTCAGGTGTGATTACGTTTGTTGCGGTGGGAATTTTGCTTTGGTTACTATCCATTTCTCTGTCATCCCCAGTAGGCTTTATGGAAGCAAGCGACATCGTCGATAGCTTCTTTGTGAAGTTTATTCTATGGGGCATTTTAACTGCGTTGGCATACCACATCGCTGGTGGTATTCGTCACCTGATGATGGACTTAGGCCATTTTGAAGAGCTTGAGTCTGGCGCAATGAGTGCCAAAGTTGCATTTGCTGCCACCGCTGTCTTATCACTATTGGCGGGGATTTTGGTATGGTAA
- a CDS encoding citrate synthase: MADKKATLHVEGKAPIELPIMEGSLGTPVIDVRKLGANGYFTFDPGFLATASCESQITYIDGGKGILLHRGYPIDQLANNADYLEVCYILLYGEAPTREQYEKFKTTVTRHTMVHEQIASFFHGFRRDAHPMAVMCGVVGALAAFYHDSLDINNDLHREITAYRLLSKMPTLAAMCYKYSTGQPFIYPRNDLSYAENFLHMMFATPCEEYEVNPVVARAMDKIFTLHADHEQNASTSTVRLAGSSGANPFACIAAGIASLWGPAHGGANEACLKMLEEIGSVDNIPEYVDRAKDKDDPFRLMGFGHRVYKNYDPRATVMRETCHEVLKELNIQDPLLDVAMELERIALSDEYFVSKKLYPNVDFYSGIILKAIGIPVSMFTVIFAISRTIGWIAHWNEMHSDPLNRIGRPRQLYTGEVQRDFQPMHERE; encoded by the coding sequence ATGGCGGATAAGAAAGCGACCCTTCATGTTGAAGGTAAAGCGCCGATCGAATTGCCAATTATGGAAGGTTCTTTGGGAACGCCTGTAATTGATGTTCGTAAGCTAGGAGCGAACGGCTACTTCACTTTCGACCCGGGTTTTCTTGCCACTGCATCTTGTGAATCGCAAATAACATACATCGACGGCGGAAAAGGCATCCTGCTTCACCGTGGATACCCTATTGATCAGCTTGCAAACAACGCTGATTACCTAGAGGTTTGTTATATTCTACTTTACGGTGAAGCCCCTACTCGTGAGCAATACGAGAAATTCAAAACAACTGTTACTCGCCACACTATGGTGCACGAACAAATTGCCAGCTTCTTCCATGGCTTCCGTCGTGATGCACACCCTATGGCAGTAATGTGTGGTGTTGTTGGCGCACTTGCTGCGTTCTACCACGATTCTCTAGACATCAATAATGACCTGCACCGTGAGATCACAGCGTATCGTCTGTTGTCTAAGATGCCGACTTTGGCTGCGATGTGTTACAAGTACTCTACAGGCCAGCCGTTCATCTACCCTCGCAATGATTTGAGCTACGCAGAAAACTTCCTACACATGATGTTTGCTACACCATGTGAAGAATATGAAGTAAACCCTGTCGTTGCACGTGCGATGGACAAAATCTTCACTCTGCACGCAGACCACGAACAAAATGCGTCAACGTCAACGGTACGTTTGGCGGGTTCTTCTGGTGCAAACCCGTTTGCTTGTATTGCGGCAGGTATTGCATCGCTTTGGGGTCCAGCTCATGGCGGCGCAAATGAAGCGTGTTTGAAGATGTTGGAAGAGATTGGTTCAGTCGACAACATTCCTGAGTACGTGGATCGAGCGAAAGACAAAGATGACCCATTCCGTTTGATGGGCTTTGGTCACCGTGTTTACAAGAACTACGATCCACGCGCAACCGTCATGCGTGAAACCTGTCATGAAGTGCTTAAAGAGCTCAACATTCAAGATCCACTGCTTGATGTTGCAATGGAACTTGAGCGTATTGCTCTTTCAGACGAGTACTTTGTATCGAAGAAACTGTACCCGAACGTTGATTTCTACTCAGGCATCATTCTGAAAGCGATTGGCATTCCAGTTTCAATGTTTACCGTTATCTTCGCAATTTCACGCACCATCGGTTGGATTGCACACTGGAACGAAATGCACAGTGACCCACTGAACCGTATCGGTCGCCCTCGCCAGTTGTACACAGGGGAAGTCCAACGCGATTTCCAACCTATGCACGAACGCGAGTAA
- a CDS encoding Nif3-like dinuclear metal center hexameric protein: MNNLELEKILNEKLTPQLIKDYCPNGLQIEGSETIKKIITGVTASQALIDKAVELNADALLVHHGYFWKGEAEPIRGMKGKRVRTLIKNDLNLFAYHLPLDIHPELGNNAELARLLEIKVEGGLEGHPQSVAMFGRLKQPLTGAEFAQKIASALNREPLHIAPENRHKMIETVGWCTGGGQDYIELAAQHGLDAFISGEISERTTYSARELDIHYYAAGHHATERYGIKALGEWLVQQHQLDVEFIDIDNPV, encoded by the coding sequence ATGAACAACCTCGAACTAGAAAAAATCTTAAATGAGAAACTGACCCCCCAGTTGATTAAAGATTACTGCCCAAATGGCCTGCAAATCGAAGGCAGTGAGACGATAAAAAAAATCATCACCGGTGTGACCGCTTCTCAAGCGTTAATCGATAAAGCGGTTGAGCTCAATGCCGATGCGCTGCTTGTGCACCACGGCTATTTTTGGAAAGGTGAAGCTGAGCCTATCCGTGGCATGAAAGGAAAACGCGTCCGCACTCTGATTAAAAATGATCTCAACTTATTTGCCTATCACTTGCCTCTCGACATTCACCCGGAGCTCGGTAACAACGCTGAGCTGGCACGTTTGCTTGAGATAAAGGTTGAGGGTGGTTTAGAAGGGCATCCTCAATCCGTGGCCATGTTTGGGCGCCTCAAACAACCGCTTACAGGGGCTGAATTTGCCCAAAAAATAGCATCTGCGCTTAACCGCGAACCTTTGCACATTGCCCCAGAAAATCGTCATAAAATGATTGAAACGGTAGGTTGGTGTACTGGTGGTGGACAAGATTACATTGAGCTTGCTGCACAACATGGCCTAGATGCTTTTATCTCTGGCGAAATTTCAGAGCGAACCACTTACAGTGCCCGAGAGCTAGATATCCATTACTATGCCGCTGGCCATCATGCTACTGAGCGTTACGGAATTAAGGCGCTTGGTGAATGGTTGGTACAACAACACCAATTGGATGTTGAATTTATTGATATCGATAATCCGGTATAG